Within the Cystobacter fuscus DSM 2262 genome, the region TCAACATCGACTCCGGAGGCTGGAAGGTGTTGTCCTCGATGAGGACGTCATAGCCATCCACGAGCAGATCCTTCCAGCCGGAGACCACGGACGAGCGCAGCAGGAAGCCCGTGATCAACCGGTCCGCCTCCTCCAGGGGGCTGGCGCTCCTCCGCCGCAGCTCCAGACGCCTGTCCGCCTCGGTCACCCGGCCAATGCTGTTGGCGCCATCCAGCAGGCACTTCATCCAGCGCCAGTCCATCCGGAAGAACCGCAGGGACTCGGCGGGGAGGAGCCGCGCGTCGGGCACCAGGTATTCGAAGGGCACGCCGCGCAGGTCGCGCAGGTCCTCGAACCACTTCCTCACCACCTCGGGTGGCCCGGGCGGGGTGCGCACGCTCCGGAAGGGCATGCGGGACACGCTCCGCGTCCGCAGCCGCTGCTCCTCCTGGCGCTGCGCGAGCCGGCCCGTGCGCTTCCATTGGTAGAGCGCGAGGGAGACCGCCTGATTCCGCAGTGTCAGCCGGCGCCCGAGCTCCCAGGCCGAAGCATAGGAGACATCGAACATGCCGGTCCGCGCCTCGTAGCGCAGCAGCTCGTCCGCGGCCAGGGCGGGCAATGCCACCGGCTCCTGCACGTCGCCGGGGCTCAGGGGGCCGTGGTACCACGAGACCGTCTTGTCTCCCTGGCGAAGGGCATGCGGCAGGGGAACGCATCCCCTGGCGAGATACGGAGCCGCTTCGGTCTCGACCTCCTCGGTCAGCCTGAGCGTGCTCGGCTCCCGCTTCACCTTCGAGAGCAGCGCGGTGAAGCTCTGGTCCGGATCCAGACACGAGAAGCTCCACCGCTTCAGGCTCACGAGGCGGATCAGCGCCTCTTCGCCAGCACCTCCGAAATCGAACTCCTCGGAGTCTTGATGGTAGCGACCCTCCACGGAGACCAGATAGACCGTGCTGGTTCCACCCTCTTGAGGCAGACGATTGCAGAGCACGGTCGCATGGGTATTGGTGCTGGCCGACGGGTCTTCTTTCTTCATGCCCTTGAGCTGGCGCACGTGGGCCAGATAACCCAGCTCGCTCTTCTTGGGCAGCACCGCCTCGAGCAGCCGCCGCTTCACCTCGATCACGCTCACGCTGTCGTCCGGGTCCTGCCCCACCTCCTCCTCGAAGGGGGGGAACGTGGCCCCAGGTGCCGACGTCAGCTCCCGCAGCGGGAGGATGCGCTCGACGGGCTTGTCCTCGGGCGAGGTGAAATCCGACTCCCGGAACAGCAGGAGGGCGAGCCACGGGAGGTTCGGATCCTCGTTGTCGGGCGAGCGCTCCCAGGGCAGCGTGCTGCGGGTCAGCGTGATGTGGGGCAGGACATTCAGGTGGTCGCCCAGGCTTCCCTCGGGCGGGAAGACGCCGGCCACATCGCTCGGTGCGAGCGCGGTGAAGCGCTCTCCCGTGACCACGAAGGTGAGGCTGCGCTCCCAGGTGGCTGGCGTGGAGACCTTGTCGCTCTGGAGCGTCTGGAGCGACTGCGTCAGGTCCACGCGGTAGGTGCCGCTGTCGAGCGGGGGCTGGTGATACTGGATGAACTCGACGAGCGGGGCGGTGTCGGTGCGGGTCTTTCCAGTCATGATCGGATTCCTCGAGGGGATGGGCGGCTCACTGGACCTGGGGAGCCACGACGAAGGTTCGTGCGAGTGATTCCGGATCGAGCGACACGTCCCGCTCGGGATCGAATCCCAGTCCCTTCAGGAGCTGATCGCGGAGGTCATTCCGTCCCACCGTCTCGCGCAGCCGCTCACGGCGCGCCACGTCGTCTGCGCTGATGGGCTGGAACTCGGCGATGGGCTCCCACTGGAAGGCGTCTGGGATGGGGGTCGTGTCGTAGCGCAGCACCTCCGTGCGGATGTTCTCGGTATGGCCGGGTGCGGGCTGTGCCTTGATCTGGACGTCGAAGCCTGTCACCACGCCTTCCACGAAGCGCGGCTCGTCCGCGGAGGGCGGAAGCACCCGATCCTCGGAGGCCGTCTTGGCCGTGCCCCACACCGCGGAGGGGACCTTGCGCGTCATCGGCGTGAACGTGAACCAGTCCGTCACGTCCAGCTCTCCATCGTCCGTGAGCTTCGTGAGCCGGATCCATTGCTCCGTCTCGAGATCGTCTGGCGTCACCGCCATGGGGCGGATGCCGAAGGCTCCCTGGGTGCTCCCCATGACGATCTCCTGCCTCCCCTCCCCCTGAACGGCCTTCTTCGTGGGGACGAAGGCATCCGTGGTGAGCGCGAAGTCCTTGGGGTTGACCACCCAGAGCTCCTCCTCCCCCTTCTGCAGCCGCCGCAGCAGCCCGTTCGTCACCCCCAGGGTGCAGATCTCCTCCGCCGGAGGCAGGAATCCACTCTGGAAATCCTCCCAACCAATGGCCTTGGGATGGACGCTGCCCTGGTCTCCGAACTCGATGGTGAAGGAGAACAGGGTGACGTCGATCTCCGCGTAGCCGCCGAAATCCGGTCCCCACAGCCGCAGGGCGGCCGACACGTCGACATCTCCGAGGAAGCCGAAGCCGGCGCTGATGCTCACCCGGAGTTCGATGTCGTAATGGTAGGGCTTCCAGCTGATCAGGAAGTCGGCGCCAGCACGGAAGGTGGCGTGCGCATCCCCCGACTCGAAGCTGACCTCCAGCGAGCCGCCCGCCATCACCGCGTGCGCACAGAGCGCGAAGTAGCCGCCTCCCTTGATGATGGCCACGTCGCCCAGGCGCCAGTTGAATCCCAGTCGCGGCACCAGCGGGTAGTGGTCGGGGACGGGGAAGCGGGGGTGGTAGCCTCCGGCGGTGATGACGAAGTCGCCCGCGTGCGGCCCCGCCAACCACGTGTAGAAGGCATAGCCTCCCGTGAGCTTGCAGTCCTTGGACAGGATGTAGGAGGACGGCGTGAGCTGGGCGATGACGCCCAGGAAACCCTCCTCGGGGATGAAGGAGGCCTTCAAGGCCAGCTCGATCTGCGCGATGGGGTCCACGCCCGTGTTGGCCGCCCCGAAGGGAATGCTCAGGTTGGCGAGCCCGAGCACGTGCACCTCGAAGCGCTCGCCCAGCTTGACCGTGAGCAGGGCGAACCCCGACAGCAGCTTGAACGAGGTGAACTTCACTCCCACGGCCAGGAAGCCATCTCCCACGCTGGGCGTGAGATAGGTGGACAGCAGGGCGACCTTCTCCTGGAGGAGCGCCGCCCGGCTGTTCGCGTCACCGATGTCGTTCTGCCCGCTGAGCGCCTCCCGGACCAGGGGGAAGTCCTTGATCTTGTCCACCGTGGGAATCGTCAGCGCCCGGTTGACGCCAAAGCCCGCGGACAGCCCCTCCACGAAGAAGAAGGGCGGCCCGCCCAGGGGAACGCCCAGCACGGCATAGAGGAACAGCGAGGGCTCGCCCTTGAACTGCGCGTAGCCGCCAATCGCGCTGAGCGAGATGGCCCGGCCACCCATCTTCGCCTTGAGCAGCGCCAGGCCGTCGTAGCTCTCGACCTTCTCACCCTCCACTTCCATCTCGCGGCGCAGGAGGGTGCCGCCAATCTCCAGATTGGGCGTGCGGTAGTCGAGCGCCAGTCCATCGAGGTGGAAGCGGGGCGGCGAGCTCATCGTCACCGGCGCGCTCACGGACAGTCCGGACAGGCCCAGGGACAGCGGCCCCAGGGCCAGGGACGCGTCGAGCAGCAGCCACAGCTCGCCCGCGTCGAACTTCACCCCCACGCGCTCCAGACTCACCGGGCCCACGGCCTTCTGGAGCGAGAACCACTGGGGCTCCATGCCGCTCCGGGTTCCGGGACCCTCGACGATCTGACCGTTGTCGCTCACCTGGACCGGGACGTTGATGGGCAGCGTGAGGTCGCCGATCTGGAGCTCTCCCCGCAGCGTCACCCCCTGGGGGAGCACTTCCTTGCCCAAGGGCACGCCCTGGGCCTCGAACAGGGGAATGAGGGCGTTCACCTCGGGCTGGGTGAGCGCGGCGGAGGCCACCATGATCCGGTAGGTCAGTTTCACCCCGTCTTCTGGCGTGAAGTTCTGACCCACCAGGGGAAGCTGCGACAGGTCCAGGCCCGCGCCGACCTCCACGCCAAAGAGCCGCCTGGCCGTCAGGGACGTGGGGGGCTGCTGCCACGAGGCGAAGAGCGCGTGGTTCACCTGGAGGGTGAGCCCATCGGGAATGAGCGCGGCGAAGTCGGACGAGATGCCCTCGACCATCTTCCGCAGGCTCGTGCTCTCGCCCTCGGGGTTGGAGAAGCCCGCGAGCAGCGTCTTGCCGAGCGGCGCTGGCAGGTTGGGACGCGAGTCGATGGCGAGCTTCCCCGTGGACGCCCACTCACTGCGGACGGAGAGATTCTTCGTGGTGTTGTCGAGCGTGACCGAGAGGTCCTCGAGGACCAGCTCCTCGATGAACCGTGGCATGGGGATGCCCAGCTTGCCGGTCAGGTCCCCGACGAGGGCGCCGATCTCCACCTGCTCCTCCTCCGCCAGCCCGCCCTCGAAGACCCAATGGGTCGCGGTGGGATTGGTGGAGGTGCCTCCCCCCGAGCGGCTGGCCGAGACCACGAACTCCTTGTCCGCGAGCGCGAAGGAGCCGTGGATCTCCACCTCGGGCCGGTTGACCCCCTCCTTCGACATGTCGAGGCCGAGTCCGGTCAGGGTCACGAGCCCCGGCACCACTTCCCACTCCTGCGCGATCTCCGCCGCGAAGGAATAGCTCTGCTCACGGGGTTGGATGACGGCCTCGAGCCCCGTGAGAGTGAACGTGGACGGGTCGCCGCTCTCCGGCAGGACGCCCGCGAGCAGCGACGAGAGCGGCGCCGTCTGTCCCTCGGGCAGGGCAACGGCGACATTCATGGAGGGCAGCGCCACCCCGGCCTCCAGCAGGACCTCATCGTCGAGCTTGAGTGTGCTCCGGGCCTCGCAGGACACCTGCCGGGTCAGGGGATCCGACGGCGACTTCACCGTGATGGAGAAGAACAGCTCCTCCAGGGCGAACTGCCCGTCGATGATCTGCCAGGGCTCGGCGGATTGGAGCTCCAGGGTGACCGAGCTGACCCGGCGGGTGGGATTCTGCTCGAGGATGAGCTCGAACCCCTGGAGGGCGATGACGTTGGCCAGGGGGACCTGGGCGGGGATGATGTCCAGGCTCACGCCGCCCACGAGCTGGGTCAGGGCATCCAGCTCCGTCAGCCGGATGCCATCCAGCTCCGCGGTGACGACGAGGGGCGAGGTGTCTCCTCCTCCCTCGGCGAGCTCGCCCTTCAAGACGAGGACCTTGCCGCCATCGGCCGTCTCGAGCTCGAACTCGAGGCCGTCACCGAGCAGGGCGGCAATCCCTTCATTGGTCAGCAAGTCATCCAGCAATGCCATGGCCATCCTCGCCCTGCTCAAGGTGTTCACGCGCCGGTCCGTGTTCCGGCGGGTTTGCATCTCATCTCAATAGGAATAGTTGCCGGTGATGAGGGCGCGCCGGATGGCGATGACATGGACACGCCAGTCGTCACCTACCCGCTCCACGTCAGCGAAGATGTGCCAGGTGGTGCCGCTCACCTTGGGGTAGCAGTTGAAGGAGATATCCTTGTCAGCGCTGTCATCATCGGCATTGAGATAGAATCCAGCGACGAAGACCACCCACTCGTCTTTGGAGAAGCCGGTGTTTCCGCTGGCGGAGCCTCTGTCCACGGTGATGGTTTTGCACTGGAATGGCGCCTCCCCCTTGAGCAGGAGCCTACCGTCGGTCTTCAGGGTCAGCTCAGGCGTCGTGGTGTGGTTGCTCGTGAAGAAATGGAGGTCATGATTCGACTTGGTGCCGAACCATCCGCCCTTGTCGCTCACATAGGTGGAGAGCGTCCGGGTGCCGTCGGTATGGCTGAGCCCGTGCGCACCCGCTCCCGTCTTCACCTGGAGGGGATGATCGGGTGTATACGTGCCAATGCCCACGTTGCCACTGGTCTTCAGCGTCAGCTGAGGCTGGGTCTTGTTGTTGGCGAAGAAATGGAGGTCATGATTCGACTTGGTGCCGAACCATCCGCCATTGTCGTTCACATAGGTGGTGAGCGTCCGGGTGCCATCGGTATGGCTGAGACCGTGCTCGCCCGTGCCCGTCTTCACCTGGAGGGGAAAATCGGGTGCTTCCGTGCCAATACCCACGTTGCCACCGGTCGTCAGCGTCAGTTGGGGAGAATCGCCGCGGCCGGTCGTGAAGAGGTGAAGGTTGTGATTCGTCAGGGTGCCGAGCGAAACTCCCTTTTCGCCCACGTAGGTGGTGAATATCCGGGTGCCATCGGTATGGCTGAGCCCGTGAACGCCCGTTCCCGTCTTCACCTGGAGGCGAAAGGTTGGCGCCTCCGTGCCGATGCCCACCCTGCCATTGGTCTTCAGCGTCATCGCGGGGGATGAGACGCTGTCGTTCGTGTAGAACAAGAGGTCATGGTTCGTCTGGGTTCCAAACCCGGCCGCTCGGGTGCTGGAGGTCCCACGCAGCCGTGTGGACAGTTTGACCGTTCCATCCGAGTGGGTGATGCCATACGCATCCTCAGCGGTCTCCACCGTCAGCTTCTCGGTCGGGCTGCCGGTGCCGATGCCGACCTTCTGGTCCGCGAACTTCAAGGGCTGCTTCTGGATGAACGCCACGCGCTCACCGTCGCTGTAGCCGGTCAGCCCACCGTAGCGGACGAGCAGCGCCGAGCGGCCCGTGGCGTGGCCCGTCTTGACCTTCGAGATGGGCACCTCGATCGCCATCCCCTTGTCCAGGGTGGTGTTGCCGGACTTGGGCGTGAGCGTCCATTCCCCCAGCTGATTGGGCCCCTCCACGTTCCAGAGGGCGTGGCCGGGCCAGTCCGGGTCCGTTCCAGTGTGGTCCGACTTGCCCGGGATGAAGATGCTGGACACCTGGGAGGACGTCCCCAGGGCCCAGAGGTCCGAGGTGTCCTCGCTGGACTCGAAGCGGAGGGTGAAACGGCTCACCGACTCCCCGCCCGTGCCGGGCGTCAGGAGGATGGGGACCAGGCCCGTGTTGACGATGCGCAGCACCAGGTGGTTGTCGGTATGTCCATCATTCAGAACGAGGTTGGAGCTGCTGAACTCCGCCTCCAGGGAAGGAGCCGACGCGCCGCCCATGCTCATGTTGATGAGGCCGAGGTCGGAGTTCTCGGTGCGGTTGTACTCGTCATCTGGTCCGCTGAGCGTCACGTAGGTCTCGTATCGGTGCAGGGTGAGCTGGGCGAGCGTGGGCCGCGTGCCCTTTCCGGCGACCGCACCCACCTTCTTCAAGGTCAGCGCCAGGGGAGTGCTGGGCTTCACCTCCAGCGGCGCTGCGCCCTTGTAGAGGACATACAGATAGACGTCGCCCAGCGCGTATTCGTCAGCCGAGGTCGGGACACGCTTCTCGACCTCACAGAGCAGTCCCCACTGTCCGTCATGAGAGGCGTCGAGGAGGAGCTCCTCGGGCCGCACGAGCGTGTCGGGACGGAAGGTGAGCTTGAAGTGGTGGTTGGAGCTGCTCACCACCTTGTCGCTCACGTTCTTGAGCATCATGGTGACGCCAGAATGGGGCTTGGATTCGACCTCGAGGGTGTCGCTCTCCGCGGGAGACTCGTTGATGAACAGGACGTTGGTGAGCGTGTCGCTCGAGTCCGGGAGGGGAAGGTTGAATTGGAACGCGAAGGCCTGGGCCATGATGGGCTTCCTCTAGGTGTGAGCGGGTCCAGCGGGGGCCGTCGTCTCGGAGGCCGAGATCTGGGCCGCGGCCTGTTGCTGGATGCGGCCAATGAGCTGGAAGACGCGCGCGTAGGGCTGCCTTCCGAGCGCCTCCAGGACCTGGTTGATCTCCGCCACGCTCAACGTGAGCTGGAGCGGTTTGTTCGTGTCATGCGCCATGGTTGTTGGAGCCTCCAGGAGGTGTTTCACGCGAGAGCTTCAGCCAGCCCTCGGCGAGTTGCAGGGCGTCCGGCATCCGGGCGCGCGTCTCCGCCGGAGTCAGCGCCCGCGTCTCCTCCCACAGGCCGCGCTGCCGGGATACCCAGGACCAGGTGAAGCCGGGCTGCTCGGGTACCGGCACGCTCACCTCGCGCTCGCCGCCGGCCTTGCCGTAGGCGGCCCGGCCCGTCAGCAGCGGCGCGGAGGTGAACGTCACCTCGAGCGAGGCGAGCGCCTTTTCGTACTGTTCGGGGGGAATCCGGATCGACTTGGCCGGCACGATGCTGCTGGTCGCGTGGACCTCGCCTCGCGGATCCACGAGCATGGTCAGGATCTGGGCCGGTGCGCTCACCGTCTGGGGGATCTCCACCGCCCTGTTTCCCGAGGCGGTGACGATCGAGCGCCCGGCGGGGTCGGTGCCGGAGAAGCCCTCATGCTCGCTCTGGGGCGCATAGAACGTGCCGTTCTCGAAGCGGCCATCCGCCTGCTCCTTCCAGTAGCCGAGCAGGCCGTCGTTGAACTGGCGGAACTCGCCGATGCGGATGGGCAGCTCCACCTGGTCGAAGCCCAGCGTCCACGACTCGGGGCTCTGGGAGATGGGCGTGGGCGCCTCCCCGTCCTGGTATTGCGCGAGGGTCTCGTTGAAGACCCGCCAACGCTTGTCACGCGCCGGCAGTCCGTGGAGCTCCAGGTCCACCGACGCCCGGACCACGGCCAGGGGGCGTCCAATCAGGAGCGAGAGCGAGGGGCTGTGGGAGAGCGCCTCCGGGTCGCTCTGGTCCAGGGCGGCGTTGAGCACCGTGCCAAACGCCTTCGTGTAGTCCTGGCCCGCCCTGCCGGCGGACGTGAGGTGGTCGATCACCTTGCGCAGGTGGGGGTTCTCGATGGCCTCCACGGCCACGGGATGGGTCGTGCCGGGGAAGGGATCCCAATACCCCGCCGCGTTGATGACCCCCAGCGGGGTGCCCGAGGTGGCGTACACCATCAGGCCGCCGTCGAAGTTGTTGGGGATGAGCCAGCCACAGATGGGGCTCGTCGCCGGATGCGCGTTCATCTCCGGCTGGTCCTCGCCCTCCAGGGGCATGCCCGACAGCCAGCGGAACTGGATGCGCGAGGGCTGGGCGAGCCGTGGCGCGAGCAGCACCCGGTGGTCATTCTCGCCGCGATCCCTCAGGGGCATCAGCTCGGAGGACACGATCGTCGTGCCCCCCTCGTCGGGCCGGGTGTCCAGGTCGTTGAGCTGTCCGAACGTGTCCACCAGGCGCAGGCCGGTGATGCGCAGCTCTCCGCCGCGGATCGGATTGAAGTCGCGCTTCGGGGTGGACGCCAGGAGCAGGGCGCCGCGGACCGTCCCCGCCACCTGCGAGGCGAAGAGGCGGTGGTCGTCGAAGCCGATGGGATCCTCGATGTCGAGCTGCAGCGTGCGCTTTTGCATCAGGAGCGCGTCGTTGAAGCCATTGAGGGCCTGGGAGAGGATGTGCTCTTGCTGGGACTGGAGCGTCACGTAGGCCCTGAGCGCCGTGCGGAGCGTGTCGTCCTCCTGTCCCGGCTCGGGCTGATAACCGGAGAGCAGGGCCTGGGCGTTGCCGTTCGTGTCGAGGTATTGCTCGGCCTGCGCCGCGGTGAGTCCATACAGGGCTTTCTGGTGACTCTCCTCCGGCAGGAGCAGCCGCTGCTTGACCACGTACGAGGCGATCCGCTGCTTCAGCGTCCCGCTCGCGTGCGCGCTCAGGATGCTGAACCCTCGATAGGGCTCCGAGTTGGTGACGACGTCATCGGTGTTGTCCGGCTCCCGGCGCGCCAGGTCCACCGCCTCGGGAGCGCGCACGTAGCGGCGGGTGATGTGGTCTGGCGGGTAGGCGTCACGGCCATCTACCTTGGGAACGGGGTGCGGGAAGAACTGGACGTCCCACTCCAGCAGGAAGGGGTTCCAGGGCTGCTGGGTCCAGGTGGTGAAGCCCGCGCGCTCGCCGGACTGGGAGGCGGGTGAGGCGTCGATGAGCTGTCGAATGCGGCCCAGGAGCGCTTCCTCCAGCGGCAGGCGGTCGAGGCTCTCGTCGGAGACGCCCGCGAGGAGCTGGCACGCCAGCAGACCGTCCTTCTGGAGCCGGCCGTCGCGGCCATGCCGGACACCGCGCGAGAGCGCCTCGCCATGCATCAAGACGACCGGATCATTGGGCTGCCAG harbors:
- a CDS encoding DUF6603 domain-containing protein, translating into MQTRRNTDRRVNTLSRARMAMALLDDLLTNEGIAALLGDGLEFELETADGGKVLVLKGELAEGGGDTSPLVVTAELDGIRLTELDALTQLVGGVSLDIIPAQVPLANVIALQGFELILEQNPTRRVSSVTLELQSAEPWQIIDGQFALEELFFSITVKSPSDPLTRQVSCEARSTLKLDDEVLLEAGVALPSMNVAVALPEGQTAPLSSLLAGVLPESGDPSTFTLTGLEAVIQPREQSYSFAAEIAQEWEVVPGLVTLTGLGLDMSKEGVNRPEVEIHGSFALADKEFVVSASRSGGGTSTNPTATHWVFEGGLAEEEQVEIGALVGDLTGKLGIPMPRFIEELVLEDLSVTLDNTTKNLSVRSEWASTGKLAIDSRPNLPAPLGKTLLAGFSNPEGESTSLRKMVEGISSDFAALIPDGLTLQVNHALFASWQQPPTSLTARRLFGVEVGAGLDLSQLPLVGQNFTPEDGVKLTYRIMVASAALTQPEVNALIPLFEAQGVPLGKEVLPQGVTLRGELQIGDLTLPINVPVQVSDNGQIVEGPGTRSGMEPQWFSLQKAVGPVSLERVGVKFDAGELWLLLDASLALGPLSLGLSGLSVSAPVTMSSPPRFHLDGLALDYRTPNLEIGGTLLRREMEVEGEKVESYDGLALLKAKMGGRAISLSAIGGYAQFKGEPSLFLYAVLGVPLGGPPFFFVEGLSAGFGVNRALTIPTVDKIKDFPLVREALSGQNDIGDANSRAALLQEKVALLSTYLTPSVGDGFLAVGVKFTSFKLLSGFALLTVKLGERFEVHVLGLANLSIPFGAANTGVDPIAQIELALKASFIPEEGFLGVIAQLTPSSYILSKDCKLTGGYAFYTWLAGPHAGDFVITAGGYHPRFPVPDHYPLVPRLGFNWRLGDVAIIKGGGYFALCAHAVMAGGSLEVSFESGDAHATFRAGADFLISWKPYHYDIELRVSISAGFGFLGDVDVSAALRLWGPDFGGYAEIDVTLFSFTIEFGDQGSVHPKAIGWEDFQSGFLPPAEEICTLGVTNGLLRRLQKGEEELWVVNPKDFALTTDAFVPTKKAVQGEGRQEIVMGSTQGAFGIRPMAVTPDDLETEQWIRLTKLTDDGELDVTDWFTFTPMTRKVPSAVWGTAKTASEDRVLPPSADEPRFVEGVVTGFDVQIKAQPAPGHTENIRTEVLRYDTTPIPDAFQWEPIAEFQPISADDVARRERLRETVGRNDLRDQLLKGLGFDPERDVSLDPESLARTFVVAPQVQ